A window of Hevea brasiliensis isolate MT/VB/25A 57/8 chromosome 14, ASM3005281v1, whole genome shotgun sequence contains these coding sequences:
- the LOC110670616 gene encoding structural maintenance of chromosomes protein 5-like isoform X3, with amino-acid sequence MAKLIDEAVKIKIQQLQHAIAIKARRRWRIVKSNFQLPRGMQNQLLLSLQDLQRHFMRCPQQLRNWMLLFRTIFLKPIPFFSLNVLKEYEHRQEKMESLAKKLEADTEELKMCLAEIDPLKESWLPKLRNLVAWINETFSHNFQEMAVAGEVSLDEHDKDFDQFGILTKVKFRQTGQLQVLSAHHQSGGEPSVSTILYLVSLQDLTNCQFRVVDEIKQGMDPVNERKMFQQLVRAASQPGASYSLQSCYRIWNTVRHVAF; translated from the exons ATGGCAAAGCTTATAGATGAGGCTGTGAAAATTAAGATTCAGCAGCTCCAACATGCAATTGCCATTAAG GCAAGAAGGAGGTGGAGGATCGTCAAGAGCAACTTTCAGCTGCCAAGAGGCATGCAGAATCAACTGCTGTTATCACTCCAGGACTTGCAAAGGCATTTTATGAG ATGCCCACAACAATTGAGGAATTGGATGCTGCTATTCAGGACAATATTTCTCAAGCCAATTCCATTCTTTTCCTTAAATGTTCTGAAAGAATATGAACACCGTCAAGAGAAA ATGGAATCCCTTGCCAAAAAGCTGGAAGCAGATACAGAGGAACTAAAAATGTGTTTAGCTGAAATAGATCCCCTGAAG GAAAGTTGGCTTCCAAAATTGAGAAACCTTGTTGCTTGGATAAATGAAACCTTTAGTCACAACTTCCAGGAGATGGCTGTTGCAGGAGAAGTTTCTTTGG ATGAGCATGACAAGGACTTTGATCAGTTTGGAATACTTACAAAAGTAAAGTTCAG GCAAACTGGACAACTTCAAGTACTTAGTGCTCACCATCAATCTGGAGGG GAGCCTTCAGTTTCAACTATTCTTTATCTTGTTTCTCTTCAAGACCTTACAAACTGCCAATTTAGGGTAGTCGATGAGATTAAGCAAG GAATGGACCCTGTAAATGAAAGAAAGATGTTTCAGCAATTAGTGAGAGCCGCCAGTCAACCTG GTGCTTCCTACTCACTCCAAAGTTGCTACCGGATTTGGAATACAGTGAGGCATGTAGCATTCTGA
- the LOC110670616 gene encoding structural maintenance of chromosomes protein 5-like isoform X1 produces MAKLIDEAVKIKIQQLQHAIAIKARRRWRIVKSNFQLPRGMQNQLLLSLQDLQRHFMRCPQQLRNWMLLFRTIFLKPIPFFSLNVLKEYEHRQEKMESLAKKLEADTEELKMCLAEIDPLKESWLPKLRNLVAWINETFSHNFQEMAVAGEVSLDEHDKDFDQFGILTKVKFRQTGQLQVLSAHHQSGGEPSVSTILYLVSLQDLTNCQFRVVDEIKQGMDPVNERKMFQQLVRAASQPGTPQCFLLTPKLLPDLEYSEACSILNIMNGPWIKQPVKVWSNGECWRAVGGNCQ; encoded by the exons ATGGCAAAGCTTATAGATGAGGCTGTGAAAATTAAGATTCAGCAGCTCCAACATGCAATTGCCATTAAG GCAAGAAGGAGGTGGAGGATCGTCAAGAGCAACTTTCAGCTGCCAAGAGGCATGCAGAATCAACTGCTGTTATCACTCCAGGACTTGCAAAGGCATTTTATGAG ATGCCCACAACAATTGAGGAATTGGATGCTGCTATTCAGGACAATATTTCTCAAGCCAATTCCATTCTTTTCCTTAAATGTTCTGAAAGAATATGAACACCGTCAAGAGAAA ATGGAATCCCTTGCCAAAAAGCTGGAAGCAGATACAGAGGAACTAAAAATGTGTTTAGCTGAAATAGATCCCCTGAAG GAAAGTTGGCTTCCAAAATTGAGAAACCTTGTTGCTTGGATAAATGAAACCTTTAGTCACAACTTCCAGGAGATGGCTGTTGCAGGAGAAGTTTCTTTGG ATGAGCATGACAAGGACTTTGATCAGTTTGGAATACTTACAAAAGTAAAGTTCAG GCAAACTGGACAACTTCAAGTACTTAGTGCTCACCATCAATCTGGAGGG GAGCCTTCAGTTTCAACTATTCTTTATCTTGTTTCTCTTCAAGACCTTACAAACTGCCAATTTAGGGTAGTCGATGAGATTAAGCAAG GAATGGACCCTGTAAATGAAAGAAAGATGTTTCAGCAATTAGTGAGAGCCGCCAGTCAACCTGGTACTCCACA GTGCTTCCTACTCACTCCAAAGTTGCTACCGGATTTGGAATACAGTGAGGCATGTAGCATTCTGAATATAATGAATGGGCCTTGGATTAAACAGCCTGTTAAAG TGTGGAGCAATGGTGAATGTTGGAGAGCTGTTGGAGGCAATTGCCAGTGA
- the LOC110670616 gene encoding structural maintenance of chromosomes protein 5-like isoform X2 produces the protein MASIEFDAKARRRWRIVKSNFQLPRGMQNQLLLSLQDLQRHFMRCPQQLRNWMLLFRTIFLKPIPFFSLNVLKEYEHRQEKMESLAKKLEADTEELKMCLAEIDPLKESWLPKLRNLVAWINETFSHNFQEMAVAGEVSLDEHDKDFDQFGILTKVKFRQTGQLQVLSAHHQSGGEPSVSTILYLVSLQDLTNCQFRVVDEIKQGMDPVNERKMFQQLVRAASQPGTPQCFLLTPKLLPDLEYSEACSILNIMNGPWIKQPVKVWSNGECWRAVGGNCQ, from the exons ATGGCCTCCATTGAATTTGATGCAAAG GCAAGAAGGAGGTGGAGGATCGTCAAGAGCAACTTTCAGCTGCCAAGAGGCATGCAGAATCAACTGCTGTTATCACTCCAGGACTTGCAAAGGCATTTTATGAG ATGCCCACAACAATTGAGGAATTGGATGCTGCTATTCAGGACAATATTTCTCAAGCCAATTCCATTCTTTTCCTTAAATGTTCTGAAAGAATATGAACACCGTCAAGAGAAA ATGGAATCCCTTGCCAAAAAGCTGGAAGCAGATACAGAGGAACTAAAAATGTGTTTAGCTGAAATAGATCCCCTGAAG GAAAGTTGGCTTCCAAAATTGAGAAACCTTGTTGCTTGGATAAATGAAACCTTTAGTCACAACTTCCAGGAGATGGCTGTTGCAGGAGAAGTTTCTTTGG ATGAGCATGACAAGGACTTTGATCAGTTTGGAATACTTACAAAAGTAAAGTTCAG GCAAACTGGACAACTTCAAGTACTTAGTGCTCACCATCAATCTGGAGGG GAGCCTTCAGTTTCAACTATTCTTTATCTTGTTTCTCTTCAAGACCTTACAAACTGCCAATTTAGGGTAGTCGATGAGATTAAGCAAG GAATGGACCCTGTAAATGAAAGAAAGATGTTTCAGCAATTAGTGAGAGCCGCCAGTCAACCTGGTACTCCACA GTGCTTCCTACTCACTCCAAAGTTGCTACCGGATTTGGAATACAGTGAGGCATGTAGCATTCTGAATATAATGAATGGGCCTTGGATTAAACAGCCTGTTAAAG TGTGGAGCAATGGTGAATGTTGGAGAGCTGTTGGAGGCAATTGCCAGTGA
- the LOC110670616 gene encoding structural maintenance of chromosomes protein 5-like isoform X4 — protein MQNQLLLSLQDLQRHFMRCPQQLRNWMLLFRTIFLKPIPFFSLNVLKEYEHRQEKMESLAKKLEADTEELKMCLAEIDPLKESWLPKLRNLVAWINETFSHNFQEMAVAGEVSLDEHDKDFDQFGILTKVKFRQTGQLQVLSAHHQSGGEPSVSTILYLVSLQDLTNCQFRVVDEIKQGMDPVNERKMFQQLVRAASQPGTPQCFLLTPKLLPDLEYSEACSILNIMNGPWIKQPVKVWSNGECWRAVGGNCQ, from the exons ATGCAGAATCAACTGCTGTTATCACTCCAGGACTTGCAAAGGCATTTTATGAG ATGCCCACAACAATTGAGGAATTGGATGCTGCTATTCAGGACAATATTTCTCAAGCCAATTCCATTCTTTTCCTTAAATGTTCTGAAAGAATATGAACACCGTCAAGAGAAA ATGGAATCCCTTGCCAAAAAGCTGGAAGCAGATACAGAGGAACTAAAAATGTGTTTAGCTGAAATAGATCCCCTGAAG GAAAGTTGGCTTCCAAAATTGAGAAACCTTGTTGCTTGGATAAATGAAACCTTTAGTCACAACTTCCAGGAGATGGCTGTTGCAGGAGAAGTTTCTTTGG ATGAGCATGACAAGGACTTTGATCAGTTTGGAATACTTACAAAAGTAAAGTTCAG GCAAACTGGACAACTTCAAGTACTTAGTGCTCACCATCAATCTGGAGGG GAGCCTTCAGTTTCAACTATTCTTTATCTTGTTTCTCTTCAAGACCTTACAAACTGCCAATTTAGGGTAGTCGATGAGATTAAGCAAG GAATGGACCCTGTAAATGAAAGAAAGATGTTTCAGCAATTAGTGAGAGCCGCCAGTCAACCTGGTACTCCACA GTGCTTCCTACTCACTCCAAAGTTGCTACCGGATTTGGAATACAGTGAGGCATGTAGCATTCTGAATATAATGAATGGGCCTTGGATTAAACAGCCTGTTAAAG TGTGGAGCAATGGTGAATGTTGGAGAGCTGTTGGAGGCAATTGCCAGTGA